From one Pseudomonas sp. S35 genomic stretch:
- a CDS encoding L-threonylcarbamoyladenylate synthase, with translation MVNRWRVLEAAREIRAGAVIAYPTEAVWGLGCDPWNEEAVDRLLAIKNRSVDKGLILVADNIRQFDFLFEDFPDTWIDRMASTWPGPNTWLVPHQDLLPQWVTGVHDTVALRVSDHPLVRDLCAQVGPLISTSANPQGRPAARSRIRVEQYFRGQVDLVLGGALGGRKNPSLIRNLATGEVVRPS, from the coding sequence ATGGTCAACAGGTGGCGTGTGCTGGAAGCCGCACGAGAAATTCGCGCAGGTGCGGTGATTGCCTATCCAACCGAGGCAGTCTGGGGCCTGGGCTGCGACCCTTGGAACGAAGAAGCGGTGGACCGGTTGCTGGCGATCAAGAATCGCTCGGTGGACAAGGGCCTGATCCTGGTAGCCGACAATATCCGCCAGTTCGATTTCCTGTTCGAGGACTTCCCGGATACCTGGATCGACCGCATGGCCAGCACCTGGCCTGGGCCGAACACGTGGCTGGTGCCGCATCAGGATTTACTGCCGCAATGGGTCACCGGTGTGCATGACACCGTGGCGCTGCGGGTCAGCGATCACCCCTTGGTGCGCGATTTATGCGCGCAGGTGGGGCCGTTGATTTCCACCTCGGCAAACCCCCAGGGACGCCCGGCGGCTCGCTCGCGGATTCGTGTCGAGCAGTATTTCCGTGGGCAGGTGGACCTGGTGTTGGGTGGCGCCTTGGGTGGGCGCAAGAACCCTAGCCTGATTCGCAACCTCGCGACGGGTGAGGTGGTGCGGCCTTC